In a genomic window of Phragmites australis chromosome 14, lpPhrAust1.1, whole genome shotgun sequence:
- the LOC133891581 gene encoding protein SLOW WALKER 1-like yields the protein MTADTSKPFFPAVPHAVLLPSRGAASRASPESSYWRAFRSSELVSGAEFAVTDLTFAPADRASPTLAAAWSTSVHLFSGDPLEPLPRISVAADLAFSPSFRSDGALLAAGDKKGVVRIFRADKPTAGPLRTLRSHTTETRVVRYPVAGGDKLHLLTAGDDALLAYWDVPSEKPVFTVPAAHRDYIRGGAASPADHNLFATGSYDRSVKLWDARTGNTGPSLSFSHGGLVESVLFLPSGGLLATAGGNVVKIWDVIGGGRLVHSVESHVKTVMALALGKLCNTGEVRLLSAGIDGYVKSFDFGNLKITHSMRHPQPLLSVACSPCGSVLVAGSSKGKIYMGKRKKKAVNEEEGRKGVSGEIDWVSPEPEKPVLRPNYFRYFRRGQNEKSKEGDFVIAKPKKVKFTEHDRLLRKFRHKDALVSALVKNNPRSVVAVMEELVTRRKLMRCIGNLGTEELGLLLEFLYRNATLPRYARFLLVVANKVVEMRAEDIRSDDKLRGYMRNIKRMVAEEIQIQHTLQGIQGMISPMLALASR from the coding sequence aTGACCGCCGACACCTCGAAGCCATTCTTCCCCGCGGTGCCGCACGCCGTGCTGCTCCCCTCCCGCGGCGCCGCATCCCGCGCCTCCCCGGAGTCCTCCTACTGGCGCGCCTTCCGCTCCTCCGAGCTCGTCTCCGGCGCCGAGTTCGCCGTCACCGACCTCACCTTCGCCCCCGCCGACCGCGCCTCCCCgaccctcgccgccgcctggtCCACCTCCGTGCACCTGTTCTCCGGCGACCCCCTCGAGCCTCTCCCCAGGATCTCCGTCGCCGCCGACCTCGCCTTCTCCCCCTCCTTCCGCTCCGACGgcgccctcctcgccgccggcgacaaGAAGGGCGTCGTCCGCATCTTCCGCGCCGACAAGCCCACGGCGGGGCCCCTCCGCACGCTCCGCTCCCACACCACCGAGACCCGCGTCGTCCGGTACccggtcgccggcggcgacaagctccacctcctcaccGCCGGCGACGATGCGCTTCTCGCTTACTGGGACGTGCCCTCGGAGAAGCCCGTCTTCACCGTCCCGGCCGCGCACCGGGACTACATCCGCGGCGGCGCGGCCTCCCCCGCCGACCACAACCTCTTCGCCACCGGCTCCTACGACCGCAGCGTCAAGTTGTGGGATGCCCGCACGGGAAATACCGGCCCTTCTTTGTCCTTCTCCCACGGGGGATTGGTAGAGAGCGTGCTGTTCCTGCCGTCAGGCGGGCTGCTTGCCACCGCCGGAGGAAACGTGGTCAAGATTTGGGATGTCATTGGCGGTGGGCGGCTCGTACACTCGGTGGAGAGCCATGTCAAGACAGTGATGGCACTTGCGCTTGGGAAGCTTTGCAACACCGGGGAAGTACGGCTGCTTAGTGCGGGGATTGATGGTTATGTGAAGAGCTTTGATTTTGGGAATCTGAAGATCACACACTCGATGCGGCACCCACAGCCACTGTTGTCTGTGGCATGCTCGCCCTGTGGCTCAGTGCTGGTGGCTGGGTCTTCGAAGGGGAAGATTTATATgggcaagaggaagaagaaggctgtaaatgaggaggaagggaggaagGGTGTCAGTGGTGAGATTGATTGGGTGTCGCCTGAGCCAGAGAAGCCAGTGTTGAGGCCGAATTACTTCAGGTACTTCCGCCGTGGGCAGAATGAGAAGTCCAAGGAGGGAGACTTTGTGATCGCGAAGCCTAAGAAGGTGAAATTCACAGAGCATGATAGGTTACTGAGAAAGTTCAGGCACAAGGATGCTCTAGTTTCAGCATTGGTTAAAAACAATCCGAGGAGCGTCGTGGCTGTGATGGAGGAGCTAGTCACGAGGAGAAAGCTCATGAGGTGCATTGGGAATTTGGGAACAGAGGAACTTGGGCTTCtgctggagttcctgtaccgcaATGCAACTTTGCCAAGGTATGCAAGGTTCTTGTTGGTGGTGGCAAACAAGGTAGTGGAGATGCGCGCAGAGGATATCCGATCTGACGATAAGCTGAGGGGGTACATGAGGAATATTAAGAGAATGGTTGCAGAGGAGATCCAGATACAGCACACGTTGCAGGGGATTCAAGGGATGATTTCACCCATGCTTGCACTTGCCAGTAGATGA